In Blastopirellula sediminis, the following proteins share a genomic window:
- the queF gene encoding preQ(1) synthase: MATQFRDILETFENQNPGRDYNIEIVCPEFTSVCPKTGQPDFGTLIFNYIPEAKCVELKSLKMYLQAFRNEGIFYENVTNRILDDLVAVLSPRWMHLEARFTPRGGISTNVTVEHYAETSEEE, translated from the coding sequence ATGGCGACTCAGTTTCGCGATATTCTAGAAACTTTCGAAAATCAGAACCCTGGGCGCGATTACAACATCGAAATCGTCTGCCCCGAGTTTACGTCGGTTTGCCCCAAAACGGGCCAGCCTGACTTCGGCACGCTGATCTTCAACTATATTCCCGAAGCGAAGTGCGTCGAGCTGAAAAGCCTGAAGATGTACCTCCAGGCTTTCCGCAACGAGGGAATCTTCTACGAAAACGTCACCAACCGAATTCTCGACGACCTGGTCGCCGTCCTGTCGCCCCGCTGGATGCACCTGGAAGCTCGCTTCACGCCCCGCGGCGGCATCAGCACCAACGTCACCGTCGAGCACTACGCCGAGACGTCGGAAGAGGAATAG
- a CDS encoding radical SAM protein translates to MYLRLAKRALLETDKRLVAKFAWLMGYKGLRSVVKHKSRLKRGEFFPPFLYISVINSCNLRCQGCWVDVSAKQEKIDVAAMDSLLNQAKAMGNSFFGILGGEPFMHADLLEIFERHQDAYFQVFTNGHFITDEVAKKLRKLGNVTPLISIEGTEIISDERRGRGGVYSKSMEGIENCTRNKLLTGVCTSLCQTNFDDLLQEKWLDRLIEMGVFYAWYHIYRIVGPEPNPQLALTPEQQYQARKFVVEMRCKKPIAIIDAYYDADGNALCPAATGFTHHISPYGDIEPCPVIQFAKESIYDERPLKEVFQESEFLRGFRELAATNTRGCIILERPDLLNDYARQHQAKDTTVRHAAYDELDHLQTSPSQYNPGREVPEKSWAYWLLKKFAFHDYGAYGRHFDLKNWRPTIKDGQAVNQPHPPLVQLETTPSKSSD, encoded by the coding sequence ATGTACCTGCGACTCGCCAAACGAGCCCTCCTCGAAACGGACAAACGCCTGGTCGCCAAATTCGCCTGGCTGATGGGGTACAAAGGGCTGCGCAGCGTGGTCAAGCACAAGTCGCGGCTGAAGCGGGGCGAGTTCTTTCCGCCGTTCCTCTACATCTCGGTGATCAACAGCTGCAACCTGCGCTGCCAAGGCTGCTGGGTCGACGTCTCGGCCAAGCAAGAGAAAATCGACGTCGCCGCGATGGACAGTTTGCTGAACCAGGCGAAAGCGATGGGGAACTCGTTCTTCGGCATCTTAGGGGGCGAACCCTTCATGCATGCCGATTTGCTCGAAATCTTCGAGCGGCACCAGGACGCCTACTTCCAGGTTTTCACCAACGGACACTTCATCACCGACGAAGTCGCCAAGAAGCTGCGGAAGCTCGGCAACGTCACGCCGCTGATCAGCATTGAAGGGACCGAGATCATCAGCGACGAACGTCGCGGTCGCGGCGGCGTCTACAGCAAGTCGATGGAAGGAATCGAAAACTGCACCCGCAACAAACTGCTGACCGGCGTCTGCACCAGCCTTTGCCAAACCAACTTTGACGACCTGCTGCAAGAGAAGTGGCTCGATCGTTTGATCGAGATGGGGGTCTTCTACGCGTGGTACCACATCTACCGGATCGTCGGTCCGGAACCGAACCCGCAGTTGGCTCTCACTCCTGAGCAACAATATCAGGCCCGCAAGTTCGTCGTCGAGATGCGCTGCAAGAAGCCGATCGCGATCATCGACGCCTACTACGACGCTGACGGCAACGCTCTCTGCCCAGCGGCGACCGGCTTCACCCATCACATCTCGCCGTACGGCGACATCGAACCTTGCCCGGTGATCCAGTTCGCCAAAGAATCGATCTATGACGAACGGCCGCTGAAAGAGGTTTTCCAGGAATCGGAATTCCTCCGCGGCTTCCGCGAGCTGGCGGCGACCAACACCCGCGGCTGCATCATTCTGGAACGTCCCGACCTGCTGAACGACTACGCGCGTCAGCACCAGGCGAAGGACACCACCGTTCGCCACGCCGCCTACGACGAACTCGATCATCTGCAAACGAGCCCTTCGCAATACAATCCGGGCCGCGAAGTTCCGGAAAAGAGCTGGGCCTATTGGCTGCTGAAGAAGTTCGCCTTCCATGACTACGGCGCCTACGGCCGCCACTTCGATCTGAAGAACTGGCGCCCGACCATCAAAGACGGCCAGGCCGTTAATCAACCCCATCCGCCGCTGGTGCAACTCGAAACGACGCCGTCAAAGTCAAGCGACTAA
- a CDS encoding amidohydrolase: MTMNDDSRDQRLVEAIDAQLAHLWMVRTFLKHAEETEEDDELQEVARALYDYMLALGGPLEGGDTAAYLKLAKKKLSKLRRAGELFQEIQPEISDHTNFKMAAASCKTVIAELERLLA; the protein is encoded by the coding sequence ATGACGATGAACGACGACAGCCGCGATCAACGCCTCGTGGAGGCGATCGACGCCCAACTCGCGCATCTCTGGATGGTCCGCACGTTTCTGAAGCATGCGGAAGAAACCGAAGAGGACGACGAACTGCAGGAAGTGGCGCGTGCGTTGTACGACTACATGCTCGCGCTCGGCGGCCCGTTGGAAGGCGGCGATACGGCCGCCTATCTCAAGCTGGCGAAGAAAAAGCTTTCCAAACTCCGCCGCGCCGGCGAGTTGTTCCAAGAGATCCAGCCCGAGATCTCGGACCACACCAACTTCAAAATGGCCGCGGCCAGCTGCAAGACGGTGATCGCGGAACTGGAACGGTTGTTGGCATAG
- a CDS encoding 7-carboxy-7-deazaguanine synthase QueE, which produces MRIAEIYRSVQGEGALTGVTSTFVRASGCNLRCWFCDTPHASWRPEGEDLSVAEILGRIALLDCSHVVLTGGEPMLFAEMIPLCEGIHAAGRHITIETAGTLYLPLACDLMSISPKMSNSAPAPDDFPRWHRRHEQTRVAPDVIRRLIDEHAYQFKFVIDRPADAEEALRYLDRFPQIDRGSVYMMPQGTEVSELDAIREWLQPWCDQHQLQFGPRRQIEWFGALRGT; this is translated from the coding sequence GTGCGTATCGCCGAAATCTATCGTTCCGTCCAAGGCGAAGGGGCCCTTACCGGGGTCACCAGCACCTTCGTACGCGCCTCGGGCTGCAATCTCCGCTGCTGGTTTTGCGACACGCCTCACGCGTCGTGGCGGCCGGAAGGGGAGGATCTGTCGGTGGCTGAGATCTTGGGGCGGATCGCCCTGCTCGATTGCAGCCATGTCGTACTGACCGGGGGCGAGCCGATGTTGTTCGCCGAAATGATCCCGCTGTGCGAAGGAATCCACGCCGCTGGACGTCATATCACGATTGAGACGGCCGGAACGCTTTACCTGCCGCTGGCCTGCGATCTGATGTCGATCAGCCCGAAGATGTCGAACTCGGCCCCGGCGCCGGATGATTTTCCGCGGTGGCATCGTCGGCATGAGCAGACCCGCGTCGCGCCCGACGTGATCCGCCGGTTGATCGACGAGCACGCCTATCAGTTCAAGTTTGTGATCGATCGCCCGGCCGATGCGGAAGAGGCGCTGCGGTACTTGGATCGGTTCCCGCAGATTGATCGCGGCAGCGTCTACATGATGCCGCAAGGGACCGAAGTGAGCGAACTGGACGCCATTCGCGAGTGGCTGCAGCCGTGGTGCGATCAGCATCAATTGCAGTTTGGCCCGCGACGGCAGATTGAATGGTTCGGGGCGCTGCGCGGGACGTAA
- a CDS encoding MlaD family protein — protein sequence MDDRILQFRVGVVMLAAIMIAGILLFLLGEFPTLVTDRNTLYVVFDQAPGVTVDTPVRTSGILIGRVSDVALQEDRDVLVTLKIDRKYMPRSNEVCRISSGSILGDALLEFVPGERPTQEVTVLSDKAVIEGLVGNNPLDVLVNLEDKLIGTLSTMDNAGKEVGTLAHNANQTLVNNQDRFQRIMEKSELALDRFDNAMIAVNELVADKELNARLHEALQGLPETLNESRDLIERMKGVVEKADTNLENLEGFTEPLGARGEQLIANLETSTENLSDMIEQLARLARAANNPDGTLGQLMTNPELYQRLNMAADNVQEISTKLKPIINDVRVFTDKIARDPRILGVKGALNRNQSGIK from the coding sequence ATGGACGATCGCATCCTACAATTTCGCGTTGGAGTCGTCATGCTGGCGGCGATCATGATCGCCGGCATCCTCCTCTTTTTGCTCGGCGAGTTCCCGACCCTCGTCACCGATCGCAATACGCTCTACGTCGTCTTTGATCAGGCGCCCGGCGTGACGGTCGATACGCCGGTCCGCACTTCGGGCATCTTGATCGGCCGCGTCAGCGACGTCGCGCTGCAAGAAGATCGCGACGTGCTGGTGACGCTGAAGATTGATCGCAAGTACATGCCGCGGTCGAACGAAGTCTGCCGCATCTCGTCCGGCTCGATTCTAGGCGACGCGCTGCTCGAGTTCGTCCCTGGCGAACGACCGACGCAAGAGGTGACCGTCCTGTCGGACAAGGCGGTGATCGAAGGGCTGGTCGGCAACAATCCGCTCGACGTGCTGGTCAACCTGGAAGACAAGTTGATCGGGACTCTCTCGACGATGGACAACGCCGGCAAGGAAGTCGGCACGCTCGCCCACAACGCGAATCAGACGCTGGTCAACAACCAGGATCGTTTCCAGCGGATCATGGAAAAGTCGGAATTGGCGCTCGATCGGTTTGATAATGCGATGATCGCGGTCAACGAACTGGTCGCCGACAAAGAGTTGAACGCGCGGCTGCATGAAGCGCTGCAAGGCTTGCCGGAAACGCTCAACGAATCGCGCGACTTGATCGAGCGGATGAAGGGGGTTGTCGAAAAAGCGGATACCAACCTCGAAAACCTGGAAGGGTTTACCGAGCCGCTCGGCGCTCGCGGCGAACAGCTGATCGCCAATCTCGAAACGAGCACCGAGAACCTGAGCGACATGATCGAGCAGTTGGCGCGTCTGGCTCGCGCCGCCAACAATCCGGACGGCACGCTTGGTCAGTTGATGACCAATCCGGAACTTTATCAGCGGTTGAACATGGCGGCGGATAACGTGCAAGAGATCTCGACCAAGCTGAAGCCGATCATCAACGACGTCCGCGTCTTCACCGACAAGATCGCCCGCGACCCGCGGATCTTGGGCGTGAAGGGGGCGCTGAATCGGAATCAGTCGGGGATTAAGTAG
- a CDS encoding glucosamine-6-phosphate isomerase, whose protein sequence is MRPRSILAPEWWDFTTLDRELLDDAARLTLEDIEGFSREGFEVRMYDTLEDFYLAEALEYITAWKQATADNPCGICGPIGPTEQLPLVARLVNELELDLKHAHFWGMDEWVIDGKEVPFDFPLGFAKADTDMLFDRIKPELRMPKENIHFPKADVSEYVASWDLARCLVMQGGQGDAKHWAFNDPFPRTGAYVDAPPSPEEYRQLGTRVVDLHPVTVMQNARTSGGGVVTEVPTSAVTVGPKETWKSECVSIWQAGAHDNPFGQRLTALMIAKKIPDSAVPMSLLADHPNVRFNYFRGGLGTCTVQMH, encoded by the coding sequence ATGCGACCGCGCAGCATCCTCGCTCCCGAATGGTGGGACTTCACTACCCTCGACCGTGAACTGTTGGACGACGCCGCCCGTCTGACGCTGGAAGACATCGAAGGGTTCTCCCGCGAAGGCTTTGAGGTGCGGATGTACGACACGCTCGAAGATTTCTACCTGGCCGAAGCGCTTGAATACATCACCGCCTGGAAGCAGGCGACCGCCGACAACCCGTGTGGCATCTGCGGTCCGATCGGCCCGACCGAACAACTGCCGCTGGTCGCTCGCCTGGTGAACGAACTGGAGCTCGACCTGAAGCACGCGCACTTCTGGGGGATGGACGAGTGGGTGATCGACGGCAAGGAAGTGCCGTTTGATTTTCCGCTCGGCTTCGCCAAGGCTGACACCGACATGCTGTTCGATCGGATCAAGCCGGAACTTCGCATGCCGAAAGAAAACATTCACTTCCCCAAGGCGGACGTCAGCGAGTACGTCGCGTCGTGGGACCTGGCCCGCTGTTTGGTGATGCAGGGGGGCCAAGGGGACGCCAAGCACTGGGCGTTCAACGATCCCTTCCCGCGAACCGGCGCCTACGTCGACGCTCCCCCTTCGCCAGAAGAATATCGCCAGCTCGGCACTCGCGTCGTGGATCTGCACCCGGTCACGGTGATGCAAAACGCACGGACCAGCGGCGGCGGCGTGGTGACCGAAGTGCCGACTTCGGCCGTGACGGTCGGACCGAAAGAAACCTGGAAGTCGGAATGCGTTTCGATCTGGCAAGCCGGCGCCCACGACAATCCTTTCGGCCAACGCTTGACGGCGCTGATGATCGCCAAGAAGATTCCGGACTCGGCGGTGCCGATGTCGCTGTTGGCCGACCACCCGAACGTCCGCTTCAACTACTTCCGCGGCGGCTTGGGTACCTGCACGGTTCAAATGCACTAG
- a CDS encoding sulfatase family protein, translating into MRHLRNLALAALLVSLLSAPALAVQPKNIVLIYADDIGYGDFSCYGAKSFSTPNVDRLAKEGLQFTDGHCGSATCTPSRYSLLTGRYAWRKKGTGILPGDASLIIPTDEVTLPSMLRDAGYKTGVVGKWHLGLGKGNVNWNEKIAPGPLECGFDYSFLIPATGDRVPCVYVENHHVVGLDPNDPIEVSYSKPVGDEPTGKEHPELLKMKLSVGHDKTIVNGISRIGYMTGGQSARWVDEDMADDITEKAVAFIDDNANKPFFLYFSTHDIHVPRVPHPRFVGKSGHGPRGDAILQFDWCVGQILEALDRNKLTEDTLVILSSDNGPVLDDGYVDQAVELLGDHKPAGPYRGGKYSEYEGGTRVPTIVRWPSEVKPGQSEALVCQIDFLASLAKLTGQSLPAEAAPDSLDVADALLGKTKIGRDELVEHAFSKLSLRSGDWKYVEAKGKNKAQLYNLSKDIGEEKNLANSSPEKLKEMEIRLQTIRDAGRTRE; encoded by the coding sequence ATGCGTCACCTGAGAAATCTGGCCCTGGCCGCACTTTTGGTCAGCTTGCTGTCGGCTCCGGCCCTGGCCGTCCAGCCGAAAAACATCGTCCTGATCTACGCTGACGACATCGGCTATGGCGATTTCAGCTGCTACGGCGCCAAATCGTTCTCCACCCCCAACGTCGATCGGCTCGCCAAAGAAGGCTTGCAGTTCACCGATGGACATTGCGGCTCGGCCACTTGCACCCCCTCCCGCTATTCGCTCCTCACCGGGCGTTACGCGTGGCGCAAGAAGGGAACCGGCATTCTGCCGGGGGACGCGTCGCTGATCATTCCGACCGACGAAGTCACCCTCCCCTCGATGCTGCGTGACGCAGGCTACAAGACCGGCGTCGTCGGCAAATGGCATCTCGGCCTCGGCAAGGGGAACGTCAACTGGAACGAAAAGATCGCCCCTGGTCCGCTCGAATGCGGGTTCGATTATTCGTTCCTGATTCCAGCGACCGGCGACCGCGTCCCGTGCGTCTATGTCGAAAACCATCATGTCGTTGGGCTCGACCCCAACGATCCGATCGAAGTCAGCTACAGCAAACCGGTTGGCGACGAACCGACCGGCAAGGAACATCCGGAACTGCTGAAGATGAAGCTCTCGGTCGGTCACGATAAAACGATCGTCAACGGCATCAGCCGCATCGGCTACATGACCGGCGGCCAATCGGCGCGCTGGGTCGACGAAGACATGGCCGACGACATCACCGAAAAAGCGGTCGCGTTCATCGACGACAACGCCAACAAGCCGTTCTTCCTCTACTTCTCGACGCACGACATCCACGTCCCCCGCGTTCCGCATCCGCGGTTCGTCGGCAAAAGCGGTCACGGCCCGCGCGGCGATGCGATCCTGCAGTTCGACTGGTGCGTCGGTCAGATCCTGGAAGCGCTTGATCGCAACAAGCTGACCGAAGATACCTTGGTCATTCTGTCGAGCGACAACGGCCCGGTCCTGGATGACGGCTACGTCGATCAAGCGGTCGAACTGCTTGGCGATCACAAGCCGGCCGGTCCCTATCGCGGCGGCAAGTACAGCGAGTACGAAGGAGGCACCCGCGTCCCAACCATCGTCCGCTGGCCGAGCGAAGTGAAACCGGGCCAGTCGGAAGCCCTGGTTTGCCAGATCGACTTCCTCGCTTCACTGGCCAAGTTGACCGGCCAATCGCTGCCGGCCGAAGCGGCGCCCGATAGCCTTGACGTTGCGGACGCTCTGCTCGGCAAGACGAAGATCGGCCGCGACGAACTGGTCGAACATGCCTTCTCCAAACTTTCGCTCCGCAGCGGCGACTGGAAGTACGTCGAAGCGAAAGGGAAGAACAAGGCCCAGCTCTACAACCTCTCCAAAGACATCGGCGAAGAAAAGAACCTCGCCAACTCGTCGCCGGAGAAGCTGAAAGAGATGGAAATCCGCCTCCAAACGATCCGCGACGCCGGCCGCACCCGCGAGTAA
- a CDS encoding PIG-L deacetylase family protein, whose translation MTRSVLAVAAHPDDIEFMMAGALMALADVGYELHYWNIADGCCGSLETDRETTARIRLEEAKTAAASIGATFHPPLCADLEVFYNLELLSKVTSVIREIEPQIILTHAPSDYMEDHMQVARLAVTGAFSRGIPNFPVDPPRPIIGQKVTVYHAQPYQNRDPLGKLVMPELFVDTTDLVERKVEMLACHKSQKEWLDKSQGLGSYLEALRNMDRQIGGLSEKFAFAEGYRRHLYAGFCDPGDDPLSAALAERALRNPAY comes from the coding sequence ATGACTCGTTCCGTACTGGCCGTTGCGGCCCATCCAGACGACATCGAATTCATGATGGCGGGCGCCTTGATGGCGCTCGCCGACGTTGGGTACGAGCTCCACTATTGGAACATCGCCGACGGCTGCTGCGGCAGCTTGGAAACCGATCGCGAGACGACTGCCCGCATTCGTCTGGAAGAAGCGAAAACGGCCGCCGCATCGATCGGCGCCACCTTCCATCCGCCGCTCTGCGCGGATCTGGAAGTCTTTTACAACCTCGAGCTGCTCTCGAAAGTCACCTCGGTCATCCGCGAGATCGAGCCGCAAATCATCCTGACTCACGCGCCCAGCGACTACATGGAAGACCACATGCAAGTCGCTCGGTTGGCGGTAACCGGCGCGTTCAGCCGCGGCATTCCCAACTTTCCGGTCGATCCGCCGCGACCGATCATCGGGCAAAAGGTAACGGTCTACCACGCTCAGCCTTACCAGAACCGCGATCCGCTCGGCAAACTGGTGATGCCGGAGCTGTTCGTCGATACGACCGACCTGGTCGAGCGGAAGGTCGAAATGCTGGCCTGTCACAAGAGCCAAAAGGAATGGCTCGACAAAAGCCAGGGGCTGGGCTCCTATCTCGAGGCGCTCCGCAACATGGATCGCCAGATCGGCGGGCTGTCGGAAAAATTCGCCTTCGCCGAAGGATATCGCCGGCATCTGTACGCCGGATTCTGCGATCCAGGGGACGATCCGCTGTCCGCAGCGCTGGCCGAGCGTGCACTTCGTAATCCAGCTTACTAA
- a CDS encoding MlaE family ABC transporter permease: MATGTADNNSNPSPKPRHLTWLEEAFFNWIADWGTLGIEFTIAVGDMSLFSLRTMKWLFNRLPKRETLVPNFYQVGVMSLPVVALTGTFIGMVLAVQSYFQFRQLGLETRLGAVINMTLVRELGPVLAATMLAGRVGSAMAAELGTMRVTEQIDALDSMGTNPIHYLVVPRFLACVILIPALTVMADFMGFVGGYFYSVNILGIDQHYYMYNSEQFVQSWDIFYGLIKSVFFGGTIALVSCHRGFHCEPGAEGVGRAATAAFVYSFVFILAIDLALGISLDSLHDWFWPDHKITF, translated from the coding sequence ATGGCGACCGGAACAGCAGACAACAACTCGAACCCTTCGCCGAAGCCGCGGCATTTGACGTGGCTCGAAGAGGCGTTTTTCAATTGGATCGCCGATTGGGGAACGCTCGGCATTGAGTTCACGATTGCGGTGGGGGACATGTCCCTCTTCAGCTTGCGGACGATGAAGTGGCTCTTCAATCGGCTGCCGAAGCGAGAGACGCTGGTCCCCAACTTTTACCAGGTAGGCGTGATGAGTCTGCCGGTGGTGGCGCTGACCGGGACGTTCATCGGGATGGTGCTCGCCGTGCAAAGCTACTTCCAGTTTCGCCAACTGGGACTGGAAACGCGATTGGGCGCCGTGATCAACATGACGCTGGTTCGCGAACTGGGCCCGGTGTTGGCCGCGACGATGCTGGCCGGTCGCGTCGGCAGCGCCATGGCGGCCGAACTGGGGACGATGCGAGTTACCGAACAAATTGACGCGCTCGACAGTATGGGAACCAACCCGATTCATTATCTGGTGGTCCCCCGATTTCTGGCGTGCGTGATATTGATACCGGCGTTGACCGTGATGGCCGACTTCATGGGGTTTGTCGGCGGCTACTTTTACTCGGTCAATATCCTGGGGATCGATCAGCACTACTACATGTACAACTCCGAGCAGTTCGTGCAGTCGTGGGATATTTTCTATGGTCTAATTAAAAGCGTCTTCTTCGGCGGGACGATCGCCCTGGTGAGCTGCCACCGCGGCTTCCATTGCGAGCCGGGCGCCGAAGGGGTCGGCCGAGCGGCGACCGCCGCGTTCGTTTATTCGTTTGTGTTTATTTTGGCGATCGACTTGGCGTTGGGGATTTCGCTCGATTCGCTGCACGACTGGTTTTGGCCGGATCATAAAATTACGTTTTGA
- a CDS encoding ABC transporter ATP-binding protein, which yields MHARLEDERADPILDVDSLHVQFGSQTVLRDISIKVPRGQTLAIIGESGCGKTVLLKTLIALIRPTEGTVTFDGQDLHMISERELTKQRIRYGFVFQGAALFDSMTIGQNVAFPLKQHTNKPIEEIRQIVFGLLADVGLPDSIVWKKPAELSGGMQKRVGLARSLALTPEVMLYDEPTTGLDPIMSDVINELILRTRSRYPVTSIVVTHDMRTARKTADRVIMLYPAARLKGDEPQILYDGPPEGLDECKDRRVTQFIHGEAGERLMEMREAARA from the coding sequence TTGCACGCCCGCTTGGAAGACGAACGCGCTGATCCGATTCTGGATGTCGACTCGCTGCATGTGCAGTTCGGCAGTCAGACGGTGCTGCGCGACATCTCCATCAAGGTTCCGCGGGGGCAGACGTTGGCGATCATCGGCGAAAGCGGTTGCGGCAAGACGGTGCTGCTGAAGACGTTGATCGCCCTGATTCGCCCAACCGAAGGGACGGTCACCTTCGACGGCCAAGACCTGCACATGATTTCGGAACGGGAACTGACCAAGCAGCGAATCCGCTACGGGTTCGTCTTCCAGGGCGCCGCCTTGTTCGACAGCATGACGATCGGCCAGAACGTCGCCTTTCCGCTGAAACAACATACGAACAAGCCGATCGAAGAGATCCGCCAGATTGTGTTCGGTTTGCTCGCCGACGTCGGTTTGCCGGACTCGATCGTCTGGAAGAAGCCGGCCGAACTGTCCGGAGGGATGCAGAAGCGAGTCGGTCTGGCTCGTTCGCTCGCCTTGACGCCGGAAGTGATGCTCTATGACGAACCGACGACCGGGCTCGACCCGATTATGAGCGACGTCATCAACGAGTTGATCCTGCGAACCCGTTCGCGCTATCCGGTCACCAGCATTGTGGTGACGCACGACATGCGGACCGCCCGGAAGACGGCCGACCGCGTGATCATGCTTTATCCTGCGGCGCGACTGAAGGGAGACGAGCCGCAGATTTTGTACGACGGTCCGCCGGAAGGGCTGGACGAATGTAAAGATCGCCGCGTGACGCAGTTTATCCACGGCGAGGCCGGGGAGCGTCTGATGGAAATGCGCGAAGCGGCGAGGGCGTAA
- a CDS encoding nucleoside deaminase, producing MISPSELMQLAIDKAKEGIAAGQSPFGCAIALDGQVIAVSHNIVLQTTDVTAHAEVTALRIACKKVGEILLPGAQVATTCEPCPMCATALHWARVDEVYYGATIEDAAETGFNELRMPAGQLYQIGGSATKLVSDVERAACRELFDLWKAGGSAIYY from the coding sequence ATGATTTCGCCTTCGGAACTGATGCAGCTGGCTATCGACAAAGCCAAAGAGGGGATCGCCGCCGGCCAGTCGCCGTTTGGATGCGCGATCGCGCTCGACGGCCAGGTGATCGCCGTGTCGCACAATATCGTGTTGCAAACGACCGACGTGACCGCGCATGCCGAGGTCACGGCGCTGCGGATCGCCTGCAAAAAAGTAGGCGAAATCTTGCTGCCGGGGGCGCAAGTCGCGACGACCTGCGAGCCCTGCCCGATGTGTGCGACGGCGCTGCACTGGGCTCGGGTCGACGAAGTTTATTACGGCGCGACGATCGAAGACGCAGCCGAGACAGGCTTCAACGAGTTGCGGATGCCCGCAGGCCAGCTCTACCAGATCGGCGGCAGCGCGACCAAGCTCGTCAGCGACGTCGAACGGGCGGCTTGCCGCGAATTGTTCGACCTGTGGAAAGCCGGCGGATCGGCGATTTATTATTGA